A genome region from Natronosalvus rutilus includes the following:
- a CDS encoding sensor histidine kinase, with protein sequence MRPPSNGHRHVIENVPNGVLVLFDDSLRYRIVGPHTLPFSGNPTAEMVGESLDGLFPDETASRLEPELRETLAGTPRSFDIEYDGRVHHVETKPVTIEDEPYGVLLTQEVTEPRETAAELEAQNERLDQFASMVSHDLRNPLSIAFGELALYRETGDEDSLDRISDALERIDDLLLDLTILARPGLQSTDHGPVSIETVARDSWTMVETKDATVEVDDCTVTGNKGQLQALFENLFRNAIGHGGADVTVRVGPLADGFYVEDTGSGIGASTRERIFEHGFTTGYSGSGIGLTIVARIADEHGLEVTLAESEEGGARFEFRSSSD encoded by the coding sequence TTGCGGCCACCATCGAACGGCCATCGGCACGTCATCGAAAACGTCCCCAACGGCGTCCTGGTACTATTCGACGACTCCCTCCGGTACCGCATTGTGGGCCCACACACCCTCCCGTTTTCAGGAAACCCGACGGCCGAGATGGTCGGCGAATCACTCGACGGTCTCTTTCCCGACGAAACCGCCTCGCGGCTCGAACCCGAACTTCGCGAAACGCTCGCGGGAACGCCTCGCTCCTTCGATATCGAGTACGACGGGCGCGTTCACCACGTCGAGACGAAACCGGTCACGATCGAGGACGAGCCCTACGGCGTCTTGCTCACCCAGGAGGTCACAGAACCTCGCGAGACGGCGGCTGAACTCGAGGCACAGAACGAACGACTCGACCAGTTCGCGAGCATGGTCTCTCACGACCTCCGAAATCCGCTGTCGATCGCGTTCGGCGAACTCGCGTTGTATCGCGAGACGGGCGACGAGGACAGCCTGGATCGCATCTCGGACGCGCTCGAACGGATCGACGATCTCCTCCTCGACCTGACGATACTGGCTCGACCCGGCTTGCAATCGACTGACCACGGTCCGGTCTCGATCGAGACGGTCGCTCGGGACTCCTGGACGATGGTCGAGACGAAAGATGCCACGGTCGAGGTCGATGACTGCACCGTGACTGGAAACAAGGGACAGCTACAGGCGCTCTTCGAGAACCTGTTTCGAAACGCGATCGGCCACGGCGGGGCGGACGTGACGGTTCGGGTCGGTCCGCTGGCGGACGGGTTTTACGTCGAGGATACCGGCTCAGGTATCGGTGCGTCGACGCGAGAGCGAATCTTCGAACACGGATTTACCACGGGATACAGCGGGTCCGGTATCGGCCTGACTATCGTCGCACGAATCGCCGACGAGCACGGACTCGAGGTGACGCTCGCGGAGAGCGAGGAAGGCGGTGCGCGCTTCGAATTTCGATCCTCGAGCGATTGA
- the gatB gene encoding Asp-tRNA(Asn)/Glu-tRNA(Gln) amidotransferase subunit GatB: MTAQTVQQGDLVTVIGLEVHVQLETNTKIFCGCSTDPADGPNEHVCPVCLGLPGALPVLNEAAVEAAVKIGKAIDADIPEETRFHRKNYYYPDLPKNFQITQYDEPICQDGTLEVAVEGERREITIERAHLEEDPGSLQHVGGSIDTADYTLVDYNRAGTPLMEIVTAPDFRSPQEVRAFLTELEEVLEYLGVFDAERDGSLRIDANLSIVDGEEVDGDGSIGLDALEAANRTEVKNISSHKGAEKALAYEETRQKNAVRRGREVEQETRHWDESRGITVSMRSKEAEKDYRYFREADLPPLRVSHWKDEIMIPELPKARRERFGEEYGLGEEAASKLTSTKQVADFYEDVASAFDPDLAATWVADELLGELNYRDMDVTDLEGRLDEVARLVELVATDEITAKNAKEVVLRGMLDDGDDPDAIVEREGLGKTGEDEVQTAVVEAIEENPDAVADYEAGEGGAINFLVGQVMQKTGGSADPGDVNGLLRAELEE, from the coding sequence ATGACCGCGCAAACCGTCCAGCAGGGGGACCTCGTCACCGTCATCGGCCTCGAGGTGCACGTCCAGCTAGAGACGAACACCAAGATCTTCTGTGGCTGTTCCACCGACCCCGCCGACGGCCCCAACGAACACGTCTGCCCCGTTTGCCTGGGCCTCCCCGGCGCCCTGCCCGTCCTCAACGAGGCCGCCGTCGAGGCCGCCGTCAAGATCGGCAAGGCCATCGACGCCGATATCCCCGAGGAGACGCGCTTTCACCGGAAGAACTACTACTACCCCGACCTCCCGAAGAACTTTCAAATTACGCAATACGACGAACCGATCTGCCAGGACGGTACGCTCGAGGTCGCCGTCGAGGGCGAACGCCGGGAAATCACGATCGAACGTGCCCACCTCGAGGAGGACCCCGGGAGCCTCCAGCACGTCGGCGGCAGCATCGACACCGCGGACTACACGCTCGTCGACTACAACCGCGCCGGCACGCCGCTCATGGAGATCGTCACGGCCCCCGACTTCCGCAGCCCCCAGGAGGTTCGGGCCTTCCTCACGGAACTCGAGGAGGTCCTCGAGTACCTGGGCGTCTTCGACGCCGAGCGCGACGGCAGCCTGCGGATCGACGCCAACCTCTCGATCGTCGACGGCGAGGAGGTCGACGGCGACGGCTCGATCGGTCTCGACGCGCTCGAGGCGGCCAACCGGACCGAGGTGAAGAACATCTCGAGTCACAAGGGCGCCGAGAAGGCACTGGCCTACGAGGAGACCCGCCAGAAGAACGCGGTTCGACGCGGTCGCGAAGTCGAACAGGAGACCCGCCACTGGGACGAGAGCCGCGGGATCACGGTCTCGATGCGCTCGAAGGAAGCCGAGAAGGACTACCGGTACTTTCGCGAGGCCGACCTCCCGCCGCTGCGGGTCTCTCACTGGAAGGACGAGATTATGATTCCGGAGCTCCCCAAGGCCCGTCGCGAGCGCTTCGGCGAGGAGTACGGCCTGGGCGAGGAAGCGGCCTCGAAGCTCACGTCCACGAAGCAGGTCGCGGACTTCTACGAGGACGTCGCCAGCGCGTTCGACCCCGACCTGGCGGCGACCTGGGTCGCCGACGAACTTCTCGGGGAACTCAATTACCGTGACATGGACGTCACCGACCTCGAGGGACGGCTCGACGAGGTTGCCCGGCTGGTCGAACTCGTCGCGACCGACGAGATTACGGCGAAGAACGCGAAAGAGGTCGTCCTCCGCGGGATGCTCGACGATGGTGACGATCCGGACGCGATCGTCGAGCGCGAAGGGCTGGGCAAGACCGGCGAAGACGAGGTGCAGACCGCCGTCGTCGAGGCTATCGAGGAGAATCCGGACGCCGTCGCCGACTACGAGGCCGGCGAGGGCGGTGCGATCAACTTCCTCGTCGGGCAGGTCATGCAAAAGACCGGCGGAAGCGCCGACCCAGGCGACGTCAACGGACTCCTGCGGGCAGAACTCGAGGAGTGA
- a CDS encoding M42 family metallopeptidase encodes MSQSFDLELLTELTETSGVPGYEDRIRALVEREFEDSVDRVRIDAMGNVVGTIEGDSDYSVAVAAHMDEIGFMVKHVAGDDDGFGFLQLDALGGWDARVLKAQRVTVHTEDGDLPAVIGSPPPHTLSDEDRSKTPEVDDVYVDTGLPKDDLEERVSVGDLVTMDQSTERVGETVTGKALDDRVCLFAMLEAARRIENSDVTIHFCATVQEEVGLRGAKALGVDVDPDLAIALDVTVANDVPGFEAAEHVTRLGDGAAIKLKDGSVITSPKVHRRLTRVAEDEDIEHQLEILPAGGTDTAGFQNTRGAKPVGALSIPTRYLHTVTEMAHVDDIAATIDLLAAFLESETGEHDYRY; translated from the coding sequence ATGTCTCAATCGTTCGATCTCGAACTCCTGACCGAACTCACCGAGACCAGCGGGGTCCCGGGGTACGAAGACCGGATTCGCGCCCTCGTCGAGCGCGAGTTCGAGGACAGCGTCGACCGCGTACGCATCGACGCGATGGGCAACGTCGTCGGCACTATCGAGGGCGACAGCGACTACAGCGTCGCCGTCGCCGCCCACATGGACGAAATCGGCTTCATGGTCAAGCACGTCGCCGGCGACGACGACGGCTTCGGCTTCCTCCAGCTCGACGCCCTTGGCGGCTGGGACGCCCGCGTCCTCAAGGCCCAGCGCGTGACGGTCCACACCGAGGACGGCGACCTCCCCGCCGTCATCGGCTCGCCACCGCCACACACCCTCAGCGACGAGGACCGTTCGAAGACCCCCGAGGTCGACGACGTCTACGTCGACACCGGCCTCCCGAAGGACGACCTTGAGGAGCGCGTCTCGGTCGGCGACCTCGTCACGATGGACCAGTCGACCGAGCGCGTCGGCGAGACCGTCACCGGCAAGGCGCTCGACGACCGCGTCTGCCTGTTCGCCATGCTCGAGGCCGCTCGCCGGATCGAGAATTCGGACGTGACGATTCATTTCTGTGCCACGGTCCAGGAGGAAGTCGGCCTCCGCGGGGCGAAGGCACTGGGCGTCGACGTCGACCCCGACCTGGCCATCGCGCTGGACGTCACCGTCGCCAACGACGTCCCGGGCTTCGAGGCCGCCGAACACGTCACCCGCCTCGGCGACGGGGCCGCGATCAAGCTCAAGGACGGGAGCGTCATCACCAGCCCGAAGGTCCACCGTCGACTCACGCGCGTCGCCGAGGACGAGGACATTGAGCACCAGCTCGAGATCCTGCCTGCGGGCGGCACCGACACAGCCGGCTTCCAGAATACGAGGGGTGCAAAGCCGGTCGGCGCGCTCTCCATCCCGACGCGGTACCTCCACACCGTGACTGAGATGGCCCACGTCGACGACATCGCAGCGACCATCGACCTGCTCGCGGCGTTCCTCGAGTCCGAGACCGGCGAGCACGACTACCGCTACTGA
- a CDS encoding plastocyanin/azurin family copper-binding protein: protein MSPSEDETRLSRRLFLAGTAGTAVATGMSANALAQEDNETDTGDGNETDSGGNETAEDGGGAGNESEGGSGGNESEGGGGEGNESEGGGGGGGGATETVEIDDNEFKPDSLSIEPGSTVVWEWVGSGQHNVSPGETPDEANWEGQTDLQSEGTYEHTFDVEGTYEYVCDPHVSVGMTGSIEVAEGASSGGEGGAISVVPDAAWTLLVATLAGVLSTLSLVYGFMRYGGDSGE from the coding sequence ATGAGCCCATCCGAGGACGAGACACGACTCTCACGGCGACTCTTTCTCGCCGGCACGGCGGGGACGGCAGTCGCCACCGGCATGAGTGCGAACGCGCTCGCGCAGGAGGACAACGAGACGGATACCGGAGACGGCAACGAAACCGACTCCGGCGGCAACGAAACGGCCGAGGATGGCGGCGGAGCGGGCAACGAGTCCGAAGGCGGCAGTGGCGGCAATGAATCCGAGGGCGGTGGCGGAGAGGGCAACGAGTCCGAAGGAGGCGGTGGTGGCGGAGGTGGCGCCACCGAAACCGTCGAGATCGACGACAACGAGTTCAAGCCCGACAGCCTCTCGATCGAACCCGGCTCCACCGTCGTCTGGGAGTGGGTCGGCTCCGGCCAACACAACGTCTCCCCGGGCGAAACCCCGGACGAGGCCAACTGGGAGGGCCAGACCGACCTCCAGTCCGAAGGTACCTACGAACACACGTTCGACGTCGAGGGAACGTACGAATACGTCTGTGACCCACACGTTAGCGTCGGGATGACCGGCAGCATCGAAGTCGCTGAAGGGGCGAGCAGTGGCGGCGAGGGTGGCGCTATCTCGGTAGTTCCGGACGCCGCCTGGACGCTCCTCGTCGCGACACTGGCCGGCGTCCTCTCGACGCTCTCGCTCGTGTACGGCTTCATGCGCTACGGCGGCGACTCGGGCGAGTAA
- a CDS encoding amidohydrolase family protein, with product MLELEHDFRVVDVHARLSPDGRGEPSTRVPPATPARIEREMHQAGIVQAVVFPGTRPDESYVAANNGVARRSVERPFVGFARINGVNALETDRTGRFRNAVSRRQPFHTTPEDVEQYAYDDRFHGFVLDPAVDGVPDEAVLAELEAASLPVIVRGSEAAPPSALVDPLLDRGFPAIVSHGGGPSVCRPSAHAFLDLLEAVDDCYLETSGVRYREVLERALLEHPDRVLFGSGAPDWHPNVAIMEILTLDVSADKLRSAFSKNACRVIDSLRPE from the coding sequence ATGCTCGAGCTGGAACACGACTTCCGCGTCGTCGACGTCCACGCTCGGCTGTCCCCGGACGGCAGGGGCGAGCCGTCGACTCGAGTCCCTCCGGCGACGCCCGCCCGAATTGAGCGCGAGATGCACCAGGCGGGAATTGTCCAGGCGGTCGTCTTTCCCGGAACCAGGCCCGACGAGTCCTACGTCGCCGCGAACAACGGCGTCGCCCGTCGAAGCGTCGAGCGGCCGTTCGTCGGCTTCGCCCGCATCAACGGTGTGAACGCGCTCGAGACCGACCGAACGGGGCGGTTCCGAAACGCCGTGAGCCGCCGCCAGCCGTTTCACACGACTCCCGAAGACGTCGAGCAGTACGCTTACGACGACCGGTTCCACGGGTTCGTCCTCGACCCGGCGGTCGACGGCGTCCCCGACGAGGCCGTCCTTGCAGAACTCGAGGCCGCGTCCCTGCCGGTAATCGTCCGTGGCAGCGAGGCCGCGCCACCGTCAGCCCTCGTCGACCCCCTCCTGGACCGGGGGTTTCCGGCAATCGTTTCCCACGGAGGTGGCCCCTCGGTCTGTCGGCCGTCCGCCCACGCGTTCCTCGATTTACTCGAAGCCGTCGACGACTGCTACCTCGAGACCAGCGGCGTCCGCTACCGGGAGGTTCTCGAGCGGGCGTTGCTCGAGCACCCCGACCGCGTCCTCTTCGGGAGCGGCGCACCCGACTGGCACCCGAACGTGGCGATCATGGAGATTCTGACCCTCGACGTGTCGGCGGACAAACTGCGCAGCGCGTTCTCGAAGAACGCCTGCCGTGTGATCGACTCGTTGCGGCCCGAGTGA
- a CDS encoding SRPBCC family protein: MDRILVSTVVYRSPGEVFPYLADFTRYPRYADHLESVTVDGDGGPGTRYDLRLAWWKLSYTARSEVTDVSVPTSLQWRLTKDLDAEGEWRVESAPDAAPPEEETASRLYFEAVYDPHSASEDAVSLPRFVSMGWVIDKIRPRLMNEARRVLERLVADVEGTHRSIELTVHEGL, from the coding sequence GTGGACCGAATCCTCGTTAGCACGGTCGTCTATCGCTCGCCCGGAGAGGTCTTTCCGTACCTGGCGGACTTCACACGGTACCCGCGCTACGCCGACCACCTCGAGTCGGTCACCGTCGACGGCGACGGCGGTCCCGGAACCCGCTACGACCTCCGGCTGGCGTGGTGGAAGCTCAGCTACACGGCGCGATCGGAAGTCACCGACGTTTCGGTGCCGACGTCACTGCAGTGGCGACTGACGAAAGATCTCGATGCCGAGGGCGAGTGGCGCGTCGAGTCCGCACCCGACGCGGCACCGCCGGAAGAAGAGACGGCCAGCCGCCTCTACTTCGAGGCCGTCTACGATCCGCACTCGGCCAGCGAGGACGCCGTCTCGCTCCCTCGATTCGTCTCGATGGGGTGGGTGATCGACAAAATACGTCCGCGACTGATGAACGAGGCCCGTCGCGTTCTCGAGCGTCTCGTCGCGGACGTCGAGGGGACGCACCGATCGATCGAGTTGACCGTTCACGAGGGGCTGTAG